In the Brachionichthys hirsutus isolate HB-005 chromosome 13, CSIRO-AGI_Bhir_v1, whole genome shotgun sequence genome, GTATTAAATTAGTAGGCGGAATGGCAAGTggcttttaaatgtgtgaaaaacagATTAGGGAACAGGAAAGCTGGGCAGAGAGAGGTGATGCTGTGtgggagaaaggaaggaagagatggaCGTAACTTGGATTTTACACAAtaatcttgtgtgtgtgtgtgtgtgtgtgtgtgtgtgagacgccaTCCTCAGCTCTGATTTGAGTGCATGTTTCTACATGACAAGCGTGCACTTAAAAGGACCTTCTCCCCAGCGAGTGCTTCCAGTCACACCAAACATGGACTTGGTTCCTCTCGTCCTGTCCTTGTGGTCTCGGCCTGCTGAAACGAGGTACCGGTGAAAACTGGCTgctaacacagaataaatgacggATGGAGACGTTGTCCTCTTCAAATCATGGAATGATGAACTATTTGATGGCCCAATCGGGTCGTTGTCTGATTCAGTTCTTTGATAGATCACAGGAGtcgtgtttttgttgttgcagaatCGTATTCGTTTTGAGCGGTTGTGCCATTTGCTACGACATTCGTGTTCTCCCCAGGCGGAATACTACTGACTTTGGTGTTCCTGTTCCTCCGGCATCGCATGCATGTATTTACATGACATTTGGTGCAGTTGTTCTTCTCAGGAAACTTTAATTGGAATAACTTGACACACTTATTTTGCATTTAGCACCGGGCTGCCGAGTCAAAATGTAAATCTCCATTAGTTTAATTGTAAATCCGACATCatccattattttttatataaatccgttatatttctttctttctggtcTTTTCTGACTCTAGGACTGTAGGGTCGAACAGGAAGCAACACATACTTTATTTAATCAAGCTGTGGACTATTGGAATGAAATTGGGAAGGCGAGAAATGCAGTCCAGTGAATTAGCAAGCGTTGATGGACGAACACTGGATGCTGCTCAACAAGCGTCTATATTCTGCTCTGCCAGATTTCGGCGTTATCCGTTTCCAACTGgacctctgtgtgtttgtgtgtgggtgatttttgttttttccttatTTGTCCGAGTCGAGAGTGGCTGTGTTGCTCACTAAAGGTGTATTGGAGAGGATGAAgcaagggatgggggggggggggggcagcttagTGTTTCTTTTGACTTTTGAAATGCCTGGAGCTTGAACAGTCCCTATTCACCTATTCACCTCTGCCATGGTATTCTTAGCTGGTTTCCATAGGCTACGTATATTTATTTGTCCGGATAGCAAGAAATCGAAGGCCGGGCAAACGGTGGTGACTACTGGCCTGTGTAAAATGCGCTTCCTATTTGTTGTGTAGTGAAcgcacaatgtgtgtgtttttgctctttttcaGGAAGACGTGACTCTCCTGCAGATGAGGGATCATGTTGGCTATGGACCAAGGAGTGGTGGAGGAGTGGTTGTCAGAGTATAAggtactgctgtgtgtgtgtgtgtgtgtgtgtgtgtggacacacacaaaaagcaatatatatattaaaaaaaaaacatgttccagATCAGCCTTCAGCATAAACGTTGCTGCTTTCCTAtagaagatgctgctgaggtTTGGGGCGCTGTTATCAAAGCGGAGATATTTACTCCCGACTCATTATCCGATGTTTTGCAATATTGTTTacattacgtgtgtgtgtgtgtgtgtgtgtgtgtgtgtgtttcagacacTCCCTGACAATGCCGTGTCCAATTATGCGTCCTCTTTAAAAGACAAAGGCGCTCTGGTCCCGGCTCTCTACAAGGTCATCCGAGAGAACTACAGCGACGTATGGACGGACTTTTAAACTCTTTTTAACTTATGGAAACGTTGGTCAGTGGAATTTGTTGCTGTGATTATGCTCTCGCTTTGGTGTTTCCCGCGTCCCCTACAGTTGCTGGAGCCCGTGTGCCACCAGTTGTTTGAGTTTTACCGAAGCGGTGAGCTGAAGCTGCGGCGCTTCACCCTGCAGTTCCTGCCGGAGCTCCTGTGGAGCCTCCTGTCCGTCAGCGCAGCAAGAGACCCCCACACCTCCGGCTGCATCGAGGCCCTGCTGCTGGGCATTTACAACCTGGTAGGGGAAGATGGTGAAGGTTGTGTTTATGTGAGgtttcaatcccccccccccccccccccccctcccacccaccaCGGTTCTGTCGCAGCTTATCTGTTAATgaggagagctgctgctgttaatAACAAAATAGCTTCCTGTGGGATAAGGACAAATGGTGCGTGATCCTCAGCAAGTGGGCGCCGTCGTGCAGCTCCAGAGGCAGGCTATTGGATCACTGGACTATTTCTAGACTCTGCATCATCTCGTGCTCTTTCCTGCCTTGTTtgggggtttttgttttttggcaggGGAGTTTGACAGGAAATGCtaatgagaaaaagaaacatgatTCTGGAAGGGTTTCATTTTCCAAATGTCACAAGGAGAAATGCCAGCATTTTCAATTATGAAAGTGAACTGAGTCCtatcttcatttatttgtgctctTGATGGCCCCATCAGCAAAGTGCTGCGCCCCAGAACGTCCTATCTGAATAGCAGAATAGGTCAGCTGTCGCTCATCACACTGGCTGCCTCCCATTAATCTATTTGACATTAGCGTGCTCACGGGAGGCACCAGAActgcagggtgtgtgtgagtgtgtgtgtgtgtgtgtgtgtgtgtgtgtgtgtgtgtgtgtggacacggAGACCCTGAGTTCCCCACACCTCACAGGCGAGTGTGCTCCAAGCGATACACACATGCTCTCCAGAGATTCAGAGCtcacagctttaaaaaaatcctGTTTTTCTTGCCCGcagaaacattttctcttcccgtcttcctcttccacaggaAATCGTTGATAAAGACGGACAAAGTAAAGTATTGTCCTTCACCGTCCCTTCCCTCTCCAAACCCTCGGTGTACCACGAGGTGAGGAAGACACGAGTGTGATTTAAAATGCCGTCTCGTGGTCCACCTTTTTTAAACTTCACCTTCACGTCTCGGCATTCCAGCCTTCGGCCATCGGTTCCATTGCCCTAACGGAAGGGGCTCTCGCCAACCATGGGCTGAGCAGGGTGGTGTACAGCGGGCCGCACCTCCAGAGAGAGAACTTTACCGCACAAAACAGGTGAGACCCTCCACGGAGACGCGTGTTTTTAAGTCTGCGGAGTGTGTGTGCGATGGCCGGTCAGTAAGGttggacactgtctctaaataccgagttgcattgtgggttaCATAGTTTCCATAGATTCATGGAATGGAAAAAAGGACAAAACCAGACTCCATCTTGCATTTGTCGCTGTGACTTTTGGGCTCGAGCCGCGTTGTTTCAAGGATCTGTTTGTGGTTGAGGTTTGAGGTGctgaccttcctgctgctgtgctACAATGCTGCTCTCGGCTACATGACCGCCACGTCCCTCCAGTCCCTCTGCCAGCTCGGCTCCAGGtaaagcatcacacacacacacacacagcagcatgatATAATCTACTGTAATGTCACTTTGCCATTGGGACGTTATGCACACAATTCTAATCATTTCGACCTTCATATCACTTAGTGGATTGTTGATCTTTCTGAGGAGGCTActactacacaaacacacacacacacatacaagctGCTTTGAAAGCAGAGGCTCATCTGATCCTCTTATAGACTTTAGGTACCTGCTGCGTAGCATTCACACGCCACAGTTCGGTGGTTTTGCTAGTCTTCCAGCCGACGTTGACATTTGCTCTGATAAGAACAAAGGGAGCCGTCGGCTTTGATTTTCTGCTAAAACAACCCAGAATCCTGCTCGCGTTTAACTGAAAATATTTGTTGCAACTTCAATGTTTCCGCTTTGCGTGTGCGCGCGATGAGACACACGAGTTGTAAATTCCCTCAACGGTAGCGGCAGATGAGTAACTTTGCTGTGGTTTTCCCAAATTGATGCTTCCTTTTTCACTGATGCAAGCTTCCTTATTGTGCCATTAATGATTTTCCTCTAGGGTTTGCATATGCGGTTACCCGCGGCAACAGATGCGGCGCTACAAAGGCATTAGCACGCGAATGATGGTCACGTCAGAGTTCCTCGTTCAGCTCGTGGCGGGGATCCACTATTCCTTGTAAGTGTTTGCGTAGGCCTGAATAAAGAGACCAAGCAGGTTTAGATAcgcgtagttacatattaatataactgcaggcatgtaaatgagcatttatctggtgcgtaggagcggattcatctagtttccattatttcctACGGGAAAACACAGCTTCTGTTTTTAAACGGCGTTACAGAGCGAGTTacgttggagaaccgaggttccactggaCCTAAAGCATTCAGCACTGGCTTGTGACTAACTGGTGTCTCTAATCATTTTTAGTCTAATATTTTACAGTTTATGATGACGTTTTTAAAGGTGGCATTGTGGagcaaacaaaaatattcaGTCCACAAATTAAGCACAAATCCGCCTGTTTAAAAACAACCTTCCACTGTGCTTGTAGATGATTAAAActctaatggggggggggacttggtTCTTTGACTTGGACGTGATCCGTGTAATATTTGTGCCTGTCTGTAGGTGGAACGGGGAGGTGGAACTGGGATCCAAAGCCCTGGATGACGTCCTGTACCGGGCGCAGCTGGAGTTATTTCCCGAAGCTCTGTTGGTGGGTGAAATCACGAACGTGCACGCGGGACTTGGTTCTTCAGGAGCAGCACAGCACGCTGCATTGTGTTGTTtgctgtgtgtgtcagaggcTGCAAGCGGAGTGTAATCCCACTGGATTATTTACATGCTATTCCACTCTGCTCCGTTAAGCCATAATCCTCGAGGCCGCAGGGAGTAGAGGATTGAACCGAAGCTCCACGGCTTTTCTCCACAAATCAAGGCTTGCTCCTCGACAACGGTCGACTTTTGAATCTCTCATTAATCAAAATGGAGTTGAggtttgtttaaataaattctAAAGATAATAAATGTCACGATGGTGAACTTTATAATCAAAGAATACAACTTCTGTCTGGCGTTCTTTTAGCTGCGTCATTCTGTGACAGATCAGGCAGCAAAATCACGAGTGGAAAGACAAAATCCAGATGTTCCTATAGTTGCTTTCACTTCAACAGTACTTGAGAGTATTTTTATTACGTACATGTTTTTTCCTCACTTGGCAAAAACCTCAACATTACACATGAGTGCTGTAAGTCCAGTGGAGCAGTGTTATGCAGACAGATCTGCGGTCAGCGCTTTGGTTTTAGCGCTTTGCATGACTCTCAGAGCTTCAGTCTTTCTGTTGTGCATTTGGTGGCAGAAACATGCACTTTCTTTGCAGTATGAGACCCTCTCTTCTGTTGTAATTTAAGATGAATGAAAGTTCTAAATATGTATAGTCAGGACATTTCCCTGCCGTCTTGAGCTTTATTATGTGGGTGTCGGTATCAAATGCAAATTGCACAGCATCATTTAGTCATCTCTTCAAATGAACGACGGCAAAAAGGCAGcgatttttcttttgtcagatCGGCTCCCACACCTCTCTGTGTTGGCAGTAATTGTCGTGATGTTCCACACCAGTTAATCAGAAGTAGCATTGAATAAAACATGCTGGCTCGGTTTCTCAGCTGTCGGCAAACCGCTCCAAGTGTGTCTCTGCTCGATCCTTCTGCAGAGTAACATtagcgctcctcctcctcatcctcaggtgGGTAACGCCATCAAGTCTTCACTGCACGGTGCTGCTCTGAAGAGCAACAACAAGGAGGGGGCGCGGAGTATCCAGGTGGAGATTACGCCCACCTCCTCCAGGATCTCACGAAACGCTGTCACCTCCCTCTCTATCAGGGGACACCGCTGGAAGAGAAATGGTACGACTCGTATGTGAAGGAAACTGGGAAtctgagatccccccccccccccccacacacacacacacacacacacttacacaccaGGCggttttatttaacaaaaaaaaggtttaatgcGTGGTACCATACCTCGTCTGGAGACACCGTGTTCACTCTTAAGTCTAGTCTTTTAGAGGAATCCAGAGCATTGATTATTATTGCTGGTATCGTACGGAGCAGTCGGGGTGTGCCAGAGGCggattagtagtagtagtcaatGATCACATTCTGCGTGTGGTTCAGAATAAAGCGAGCGGTACCGATACGACGGGTAAATTACAGCCTTCGGGTTTAATGAGTCTAACGCCCCCTCTTCGTCTCGTAGATATCTGCTCGTTCAGCTACTTGTTTTATGCATGAAGCTTTTGTAAGGAGATGATGGATGGAAAAtccaattaaatattaattcatGTTTAGGGGCCGAGCCTCGACTCGGCCCATTGACTTTTTCACATTCATCTCCATGTAGCGTTTCCGTTAACCATTCCCAATgacttgtctttttgttttctgccattacattgttttggttttgtggGCCTGTGTATTTGAccatctttttaattttttttcatgtttgtttgcatgatatttgtctgtctgtccattcatctttgtgtgtgtgtatgcatttcTATGCATTGTCaaactgcacccccccccccccccccatcccacctaCCAGAGTCCCAGGAGGTGAGTGTAGACAGTGAGGCTTCGCTGGGGGGTGTGGCCGTCCCTGAGATCAGTGTGACAGGTGTGAGCGGTGAGCGAATGCCTAATGGAGACTCCCTGCGGTCACGCCCTGATGGCCGCGCCCAGCCCGACTGCGACCCATTGGGCTCCGCCTCCGAGGTCAGCTTGGACCCCCGAGTTCATGACTCCAGCTCCCGGGGTCAGGAGGTCAGGAGGCAGAAGTCTGTGAGACGGATGGTGGAGAATGAGGGTTCTGGGTCGACCTCCACAGGGAGGAGCCAGTACTAAGGTCCTGCTCCTTCTTCCCCCTGCCCCATTCCTGGGGTAACCTAGGTAACCATGTGTGGGGGCGTGGTCTGAAACGCTGCGTGATGACTTCCTCCCTTTACCTATCTTGCGCTGAGCTGCACCAACTCGTCTTCGCCTATTTTCAccatttctctctcctctgtggCTAAAGCTTCCTTGTAAAGAGCTCCGATTGGGATTCCTCAAATTTAACTGAATTACGTAAGATCTCACTGAATAACAGATCAATAACctaattaaaatgtgtaattattATCAATGCCTGGAAGACGCAATCCAATAAGAGTGCTCATTTTCCTGCCTTCCCTCCAGGGGGTCCCTTCACCCCACAAGTTACAACCCCGTGACGTCTGTGATTCCTTCACTGTGAAATCCGCTCCTACGTTTTTCCGCATAGGAACAGAATGTTGCAGCATGTGTGGTTGAATTTTCCAAATTTAAAAAAGCTCCAGTTTCGTAGCGATGCTTCAAATCTGGATCCACTATGATACTTATTGATCCATGGCCCgataaatttccaaatatttttgcCAGCTGAACCTTGATTCATAGAAGTTTTTCAAAAACCAGATCCGTCATATCTGGCATGGCCCTCAACCATTAAACCGTGAAAGGAGGGATCAGTCGTCCGTCGGGTCTCTGATGGCACGCGGTGGTACGCCTCAACACGGAGACAGAGTACTCCcatctgacttcctgtcttgtATTTCTGTTTACAGGAATTCCGTCAGTGGTAGCATCAGATCAAGTGTGTACTTGTGCCTAAGTGTGTGGTTGGTGACTCACACAGGTGTagatctgtgtttgtgttagcctagcggAGCGCGTCTTTAGGGATGCCTTGATTGTGCCTTCCTCTACTTTCCCTTTGTGGTCTTTCCAAGGCTTTTTTGCTTTTCAGCTCTTCCCTCTCCTCTACCAGTCGACCGCTGGACTGTTAAGCTAACAATTAATTTGGGCTGCAAAATACACACTTTACACTGTTTTACATCAGGCGAAGATGTCCGGTCTGCTCGGGTTGTAATGCGaaagcgccacctgctggataACAATGGAGCTTCTCTGTCATGCAGCCCAACAAAAGGCA is a window encoding:
- the hycc1 gene encoding hyccin isoform X2 — encoded protein: MLAMDQGVVEEWLSEYKTLPDNAVSNYASSLKDKGALVPALYKVIRENYSDLLEPVCHQLFEFYRSGELKLRRFTLQFLPELLWSLLSVSAARDPHTSGCIEALLLGIYNLEIVDKDGQSKVLSFTVPSLSKPSVYHEPSAIGSIALTEGALANHGLSRVVYSGPHLQRENFTAQNRFEVLTFLLLCYNAALGYMTATSLQSLCQLGSRVCICGYPRQQMRRYKGISTRMMVTSEFLVQLVAGIHYSLWNGEVELGSKALDDVLYRAQLELFPEALLVGNAIKSSLHGAALKSNNKEGARSIQVEITPTSSRISRNAVTSLSIRGHRWKRNESQEVSVDSEASLGGVAVPEISVTGVSGERMPNGDSLRSRPDGRAQPDCDPLGSASEVSLDPRVHDSSSRGQEVRRQKSVRRMVENEGSGSTSTGRSQY
- the hycc1 gene encoding hyccin isoform X1, whose product is MLAMDQGVVEEWLSEYKTLPDNAVSNYASSLKDKGALVPALYKVIRENYSDLLEPVCHQLFEFYRSGELKLRRFTLQFLPELLWSLLSVSAARDPHTSGCIEALLLGIYNLEIVDKDGQSKVLSFTVPSLSKPSVYHEPSAIGSIALTEGALANHGLSRVVYSGPHLQRENFTAQNRFEVLTFLLLCYNAALGYMTATSLQSLCQLGSRVCICGYPRQQMRRYKGISTRMMVTSEFLVQLVAGIHYSLWNGEVELGSKALDDVLYRAQLELFPEALLVGNAIKSSLHGAALKSNNKEGARSIQVEITPTSSRISRNAVTSLSIRGHRWKRNDAVDLGSPDELMDISELDEGVWPGGVGADMTPPTITVSNSVTTLNLGAKAMRKCLFGGRSSKDKDKEAGPLTTGRAASESAELSVKRLTLTSSQSVPKAGALTSLTRTASAVFSRSFEQVTSGNAPPLSNHTASEAGRYSCSLQDEGLGYLSPAPNHSQRSPSISVHLGSDL